Proteins encoded together in one Cicer arietinum cultivar CDC Frontier isolate Library 1 chromosome 4, Cicar.CDCFrontier_v2.0, whole genome shotgun sequence window:
- the LOC101488283 gene encoding DNA polymerase alpha-associated DNA helicase A — protein MEATSTCFFCGRIPSKSKLSSSSSFGSFCLLTKNNVNTIMCTRSFKTTPHNRVIQNVNETKLPSSNTKRRRRRRTRNGVGVEEQQEQREIETPFENMNKRSVVDVNVNGDPIGWKDVGKSVVCWIRESMKSMAFDFASAELQGDNDFFEMKQKMGPGLTFVIQAQPYLNAVPMPLGLEVMCLKACTHYPTLFDHFQRELRDVLQDMESKLLVQDWRETQSWKLLKELANSAQHRAVARKITQPKIVQGVLGMDIERVKVIQHRIDEFTNNMSELLNIERDVELEFTQEELDAVPKPDDTSDPSKPIEFLVSHSQPQQELCDTICNLQAISTSTGLGGMHLVLFKIEGNHRLPPTTLSPGEMVCVRTCDSKGAVTTSCMQGVVDNLGDDGYSITVALELRHGDPTFSKLFGKNVRIDRIQGLADTLTYERNCEALMLLQKNGLRKKNPSISVVATLFGDGEDIAWLEKNDLADFAEEKTNETLGSESYDKTQQRAIALGLNKKRPLLVIQGPPGTGKTGLLKQLIACAVEQGERVLVTAPTNAAVDNMVEKLSNVGLNIVRVGNPARISKTVGSKSLGEIVNAKLASFREEYERKKSDLRKDLRHCLKDDSLAAGIRQLLKQLARSLKKKEKQTINEVLSSAQVVLATNTGAADPLIRRLDAFDLVVIDEAGQAIEPSCWIPILQAKRCILAGDQCQLAPVIFSRKALESGLGISLLERAATLHEGVLTTRLTTQYRMNDAIASWASKEMYGGLLKSSKSVFSHLLVDSPFVKPTWITQCPLLLLDTRMPYGSLSVGCEEHLDPAGTGSLYNEGEADIVLQHVFSLIYSGVNPAAIVVQSPYVAQVQLLRDMLDGFPEAAGTEVSTIDSFQGREADAVILSMVRSNTLGAVGFLGDSRRINVAITRARKHLAVVCDSSTICHNTFLARLMRHIRHFGRVKHVEPDSFGGGFGLGMNPILPSID, from the exons ATGGAAGCAACTTCAACATGCTTCTTCTGTGGTAGAATTCCATCAAAATCGAAactttcttcatcttcttcatttggCTCATTTTGTTTATTAACAAAAAACAATGTTAACACAATCATGTGCACACGTTCATTCAAAACAACACCTCACAATCGTGTCATTCAAAACGTTAACGAAACAAAGCTTCCGAGTAGTAACACaaaaagaaggagaagaagaagaacaagaaatGGTGTAGGAGTGGAAGAACAACAAGAACAAAGGGAAATTGAAACACCCTTTGAGAATATGAACAAGAGGAGTGTTGTTGATGTGAATGTTAATGGTGACCCAATTGGCTGGAAAGATGTTGGAAAAAGTGTTGTTTGTTGGATTCGTGAGAGTATGAAATCGATGGCTTTTGATTTTGCTTCTGCTGAGTTACAAGGggataatgatttttttgagaTGAAGCAAAAAATGGGACCTGGTCTTACTTTTGTTATTCAAGCTCAACCTTATTTGAATGCTGTTCCTATGCCACTTGGACTTGAAGTTATGTGTTTGAAGGCTTGTACTCATTATCCTACTCTCTTTGATCATTTTCAAAGAGAGTTGCGTGATGTTCTTCAAGATATGGAGAGTAAATTGTTGGTTCAAGATTGGCGTGAAACTCAGTCTTGGAAATTGCTTAAGGAACTTGCTAATTCAG CTCAGCATAGGGCAGTTGCAAGGAAGATAACACAGCCCAAAATTGTACAAGGAGTTTTAGGAATGGACATAGAAAGAGTCAAAGTGATACAGCATAGGATTGATGAATTCACCAACAACATGTCAGAACTTCTCAATATTGAAAGGGATGTTGAATTGGAGTTTACTCAAGAGGAATTGGATGCTGTGCCTAAACCAGATGACACTTCTGATCCATCGAAACCGATCGAGTTCTTGGTTAGTCATAGCCAGCCTCAGCAAGAACTTTGTGATACCATTTGTAACTTACAGGCCATCAGTACCTCTACAG GATTGGGGGGAATGCATTTGGTGTTATTCAAGATTGAAGGAAACCACCGATTACCACCAACTACTCTTTCGCCCGGAGAAATGGTTTGTGTGAGAACGTGTGACAGCAAGGGTGCAGTTACAACTTCTTGCATGCAAGGAGTTGTAGACAATCTTGGAGATGATGGATATAGTATTACTGTTGCTTTAGAGTTACGCCATGGCGATCCTACATTCTCTAAACTGTTCGGGAAGAATGTGCGCATCGATCGTATTCAAGGACTGGCTGATACACTTACCTATGAG CGCAATTGTGAAGCTCTAATGCTGCTTCAGAAGAATGGTTTACGAAAGAAAAATCCATCAATTTCCGTTGTTGCTACACTCTTTGGAGATGGTGAAGATATTGCATGGCTTGAGAAGAATGATTTGGCCGACTTTGCAGAAGAAAAAACGAATGAAACCTTAGGAAGTGAATCCTATGATAAAACTCAGCAGAGAGCAATTGCATTGGGGTTGAATAAGAAGAGGCCATTATTGGTTATCCAAGGACCTCCTGGTACAGGCAAAACCGGTTTACTCAAGCAACTTATAGCATGCGCTGTCGAGCAAGGCGAAAGAGTTCTTGTTACAGCACCTACTAATGCAGCTGTCGATAACATGGTTGAAAAGCTTTCAAATGTTGGATTAAATATCGTTCGAGTTGGAAATCCAGCCCGAATATCAAAAACAGTAGGATCGAAGTCTTTAGGAGAAATTGTGAATGCGAAGCTTGCAAGTTTTCGCGAAGAGTATGAGAGAAAAAAGTCTGATCTAAGGAAAGATCTAAGGCATTGTTTAAAGGATGATTCATTAGCTGCAGGCATACGTCAACTTCTGAAACAGTTGGCAAGGTCtctaaagaaaaaggaaaagcaGACGATAAATGAAGTTCTATCGAGTGCTCAAGTTGTGCTTGCCACCAATACAGGAGCAGCTGATCCTTTGATTCGAAGGCTGGATGCTTTTGACTTAGTTGTCATAGATGAAGCTGGACAGGCAATTGAACCGTCTTGCTGGATTCCTATATTGCAGGCGAAACGATGTATTCTTGCTGGTGATCAATGCCAACTAGCTCCTGTTATATTTTCTAGAAAGGCGTTAGAAAGCGGTCTTGGAATATCGCTACTGGAGAGAGCTGCAACTCTGCATGAAGGAGTTCTCACTACAAGATTAACAACACAATACCGTATGAATGATGCCATTGCAAGTTGGGCTTCAAAGGAGATGTATGGAGGATTGTTGAAGTCTTCTAAGAGTGTCTTTTCTCATCTTCTTGTAGACTCTCCTTTTGTTAAG CCTACATGGATAACACAATGCCCTCTGCTATTGCTCGACACTCGAATGCCGTATGGAAGTCTATCCGTTGGTTGTGAAGAGCATCTAGATCCAGCCGGAACAGGCTCATTGTATAACGAAGGAGAAGCTGATATAGTCTTGCAGCATGTATTTTCCTTAATTTATTCTG GTGTTAACCCAGCTGCTATTGTAGTTCAATCCCCTTATGTTGCTCAAGTTCAACTTTTGAGGGACATGCTTGATGGGTTTCCAGAAGCAGCCGGTACCGAAGTTTCTACAATCGATAGTTTTCAAGGTCGGGAAGCCGATGCTGTAATTTTATCAATG gTACGATCAAACACATTGGGAGCCGTTGGATTCCTTGGTGATAGCAGAAGAATCAATGTTGCCATCACAAGAGCGAGAAAACATTTAGCTGTAGTTTGTGACAGCTCAACTATATGCCATAATACGTTCCTAGCAAGACTTATGCGCCATATTCGACACTTTGGTAGGGTGAAGCATGTTGAACCAGATAGTTTTGGAGGAGGGTTTGGACTTGGGATGAATCCAATATTACCTTCTATTGATTAG
- the LOC101515532 gene encoding protein BOLA4, chloroplastic/mitochondrial, translating into MRPHVSTSTLLRQALPVLVRPYNKSSILFRTSSNHLSLFRSISQTTLPRLNNPNSFCIPKHDDRLLFTVTSLRKFTSRATPVNDAGSIDLPLIQSMQNKIKEQLNAESVTVKDAYGDGRHVSIDVVSTAFEGQSAVNRQRMVYKAIWEELQSVVHAVDQMTTKTPTEAAAK; encoded by the exons ATGCGACCACACGTTAGCACTAGCACCTTACTACGCCAAGCTCTTCCGGTTTTGGTTCGACCTTACAACAAATCATCCATTCTCTTTCGAACTTCTTCTAATCACTTATCCCTCTTCAGATCCATTTCACAAACTACTCTCCCGCGCCTTAATAATCCCAATAGTTTTTGTATTCCTAAACATGATGACAGATTATTATTCACCGTTACTTCTCTTCGCAAGTTTACTTCACGCGCCACTCCCGTCAACGATGCTGGTTCTATTGATTTGCCTCTCATTCAATCCATGCAGAATAAG ATAAAGGAACAACTCAATGCAGAATCAGTCACAGTAAAGGATGCTTATGGTGATGGACGGCATGTCAG CATTGATGTTGTATCTACCGCCTTTGAGGGACAATCAGCCGTGAATAGGCAAAGGATGGTCTATAAAGCCATATGGGAGGAGCTTCAGAGCGTAGTTCACGCTGTTGATCAAATGACAACAAAAACTCCTACTGAAGCAGCTGCGAAATGA
- the LOC101515209 gene encoding methylenetetrahydrofolate reductase (NADH) 2-like, producing MKVIDKIRAASADRNRVVFSFEFFPPKTEDGVDNLFERMDRMVAHNPSFCDITWGAGGTTADLTLEIANKMQNIICVETMMHLTCTNMPVDKIDHALETIKSNGIQNVLALRGDPPHGQEKFVQAEGGFACARDLVEHIRSKYGDYFGITIAGYPEAHPDVIGSDGLAPVEGYQNDLAYLKSKVDAGADLIVTQLFYDTDIFLKFVSDCRQIGITCPIVPGIMPINNYKGFIRMTGFCKTKIPAEIMAALEPIKDNEEAVKAYGIHLGTEMCKKIMAHGIKTVHLYTLNMEKSALAILTSLGLIEESKISRSLPWRRPTNVFRVKEDVRPIFWANRPKSYISRTIGWDQYPHGRWSDSGNPSYGALTDYQFMRPRARDKKLIEEWAVPLRSVEDIYERFRLFCLGKLRTNPWSELDGLQPESKIINEQLEKINTKGFLTINSQPAVNGEKSDCPTVGWGGPNGYVYQKAYLEFFCSKEKLDALVEKSKARPSLTYMAVNKEGIAKSNVGPTDVNAVTWGVFPAKEIIQPTIVDPVSFNVWKDEAFEIWSRAWASLYPEADASRKLVEQVGGSYFLVSLVDNDYINGDLFGVFGDI from the exons atgaaGGTGATAGACAAAATTCGAGCAGCTTCAGCTGATCGAAACAGAGTGGTTTTTTCGTTTGAGTTTTTCCCACCGAAAACTGAAGATGGTGTCGATAATTTGTTTGAGAGAATGGATCGTATGGTTGCACACAATCCTTCATTTTGTGATATTACTTGGGGTGCTGGAGGAACAACTGCTGATCTGACATTGGAAATTGCGAACAAGATGCAGAATATTATTTGTGTTGAAACTATGATGCATCTTACTTGCACTAATATGCCTGTGGATAAGATTGATCATGCTCTTGAGACTATTAAGTCTAATGGTATTCAGAATGTGCTTGCTCTTCGTGGTGATCCGCCTCACGGTCAGGAGAAATTCGTTCAGGCAGAAGGTGGATTTGCCTGTGCTCGCGATTTG GTAGAACATATCAGAAGCAAATATGGTGACTACTTTGGCATTACCATTGCTGGCTATCCAG AGGCACATCCCGATGTTATAGGAAGTGATGGGCTGGCTCCAGTGGAAGGTTATCAAAATGATCTTGCTTACTTGAAGAGCAAG GTTGATGCTGGAGCAGATTTGATTGTCACCCAGTTATTTTATGATACTGATATATTCCTCAAATTTGTGAGCGATTGTCGCCAAATTGGGATAACCTGTCCCATTGTGCCTGGAATTATGCCCATTAACAATTACAAGGGATTTATCCGCATGACTGGTTTTTGTAAAACAAAG ATACCTGCTGAGATAATGGCTGCTTTAGAGCCTATCAAGGACAATGAAGAAGCTGTCAAGGCTTATGGAATACACCTGGGAACTGAAATGTGCAAAAAGATTATGGCTCATGGAATTAAGACAGTGCACCTTTATACGCTAAATATGGAGAAATCTGCATTGGCGATACTAACG AGCCTTGGCTTAATTGAAGAGTCCAAAATTTCTAGATCTTTACCTTGGAGACGCCCTACAAATGTTTTCCGTGTTAAAGAAGATGTCCGCCCAATCTTTTG GGCAAATCGTCCAAAAAGCTACATATCAAGGACCATTGGATGGGATCAATACCCACATGGGCGTTGGAGTGATTCCGGTAACCCATCATATGGTGCATTAACTGATTATCAG TTCATGCGACCACGTGCACGGGACAAGAAGCTTATTGAAGAATGGGCAGTTCCCTTGAGAAGCGTTGAAGATATTTATGAG AGATTCAGACTGTTTTGCCTGGGAAAGTTGAGAACCAATCCTTGGTCCGAACTTGATGGTCTTCAGCCAGAGTCAAAGATCATTAATGAGCAGCTGGAGAAGATAAACACGAAGGGTTTCCTCACCATTAATAGCCAGCCAGCAGTCAATGGGGAAAAGTCAGATTGTCCTACTGTAG GCTGGGGTGGACCTAATGGCTATGTTTATCAGAAGGCATACTTAGAGTTCTTCTGCTCTAAGGAAAAGCTGGATGCACTTGTTGAGAAATCCAAGGCCCGACCATCCCTAACTTATATGGCTGTGAATAAAGAAGGGATTGCGAAATCTAATGTGGGCCCAACCGATGTGAATGCTGTAACATGGGGTGTCTTCCCAGCTAAGGAGATAATACAACCAACCATTGTAGATCCTGTCAGCTTCAATGTATGGAAGGATGAGGCATTTGAAATTTGGTCTAGAGCATGGGCAAGCTTATACCCTGAGGCTGATGCATCCAGGAAATTGGTTGAACAG